The Solanum lycopersicum chromosome 9, SLM_r2.1 genome window below encodes:
- the LOC101253711 gene encoding laccase-17 yields MTFFLSFKQISINLFSIYSSLNILIIISSTNIYIYIFLKTKNTQMGYSYLLFGFAILCLLPQSTFCITRHYTFNIVKHNVTRLCTTKSIVSVNGRFPGPRIIAREGDRVIVKVINQVSNNISIHWHGIRQLANGWADGPAYVTQCPIQFNKSYTYNFTIIGQRGTLFWHAHISWLRATVYGPIIILPRRNESYPFKKPYKQIPIMFGEWWNVDTEAVINQALQTGGGPNVSDAYTINGLPGPLYNCSSKDTFKLKVKPGKTYMLRLINAALNDEMFFSIANHTLTIVDADAIYTKPFNTNVVFITPGQTTNVLLKTKPHYPNATFLMAAQPYFSGLGTFDNSTVAGILEYESPLHNSPTNKSKIKLFKPTLPNITSTSFVANFTKNFRSLANTPFPANVPLNVDKRFLFTIGLGSNPCPKNMTCQGPNGTKFAASVNNISFILPTTALLQSHYFGQSNGIYTTDFPVTPLNPFNYTGSPQPNNTFVTNATKVVVLPFNSSVEVVLQDTSILGAENHPLHLHGHNFFVVGEGFGNFDPNNDPSNFNLKDPIQRNTVGVPAGGWIAFRFFADNPGVWFMHCHFEVHTSWGLRMAWIVLDGSLPSQKLPPPPSDLPKC; encoded by the exons atgacattttttctttcattcaaacaaatttcaattaatcttttttctatatatagttccctaaatatattaataataatatcctcaacaaatatatatatatatatttttttaaaaaccaaaAACACACAAATGGGCTACTCTTATTTGCTATTTGGATTTGCCATTTTATGTTTATTGCCTCAATCAACATTTTGCATTACTAGGCATTATACATTCAAT ATTGTAAAACACAACGTAACGAGACTATGCACCACGAAGAGCATAGTTAGCGTGAATGGGCGTTTTCCAGGCCCTCGTATTATAGCAAGAGAAGGTGATCGAGTGATCGTTAAGGTGATCAACCAAGTTTCCAACAACATATCTATTCATTG GCATGGAATTAGGCAACTTGCAAACGGATGGGCAGATGGACCAGCATATGTTACACAATGTCCTATACAATTTAACAAGAGTTACACATATAACTTCACGATCATCGGTCAGAGGGGAACTCTGTTCTGGCATGCTCATATTTCATGGCTTAGAGCAACAGTTTATGGGCCTATCATCATCTTGCCACGACGTAACGAGTCATATCCATTCAAGAAACCATACAAGCAAATTCCAATCATGTTTG GGGAATGGTGGAATGTTGATACTGAGGCTGTAATAAATCAGGCTCTTCAGACAGGAGGTGGACCAAATGTTTCAGATGCATATACTATCAATGGCCTACCAGGACCTTTATATAATTGTTCATCGAAAG ATACATTCAAGTTGAAGGTGAAGCCAGGAAAGACTTACATGCTACGATTAATCAACGCTGCACTAAATGATGAAATGTTCTTCAGCATTGCCAATCACACCCTCACCATCGTTGATGCAGACGCTATTTACACCAAACCATTTAACACAAATGTAGTATTCATCACCCCTGGACAAACCACCAATGTTCTTCTCAAAACGAAGCCACATTACCCAAACGCCACCTTCCTAATGGCGGCTCAGCCATACTTCTCCGGTCTAGGAACTTTTGACAACTCTACTGTTGCCGGTATCCTAGAATATGAATCCCCTTTACATAATTCTCCCACCAACAAAAGTAAAATCAAACTTTTTAAACCAACCTTACCAAATATAACTTCAACAAGTTTTGTTGCCAATTTCACCAAGAACTTTCGTAGCTTAGCTAACACTCCATTCCCAGCAAACGTTCCACTAAACGTTGACAAGCGTTTTCTCTTTACAATAGGACTTGGTTCTAATCCATGCCCCAAAAACATGACATGCCAAGGACCTAATGGCACTAAATTTGCAGCATCAGTAAACAACATATCGTTTATCCTTCCAACGACAGCACTACTCCAATCTCATTACTTTGGACAATCGAATGGGATTTACACCACAGATTTTCCGGTTACCCCTCTAAATCCATTCAACTATACAGGATCACCACAACCAAACAACACATTTGTAACCAACGCAACAAAAGTTGTTGTCTTACCATTTAATTCGAGTGTTGAGGTTGTGTTACAGGACACTAGCATACTCGGTGCTGAAAATCACCCCCTTCACCTCCACGGTCACAATTTCTTCGTTGTTGGTGAAGGATTTGGTAACTTTGATCCTAATAATGACCCATCTAACTTCAACCTCAAGGACCCTATACAGAGAAACACAGTTGGTGTCCCTGCTGGTGGATGGATTGCTTTTAGATTTTTCGCGGACAATCCAG GAGTATGGTTTATGCATTGTCATTTCGAGGTGCACACAAGCTGGGGACTAAGGATGGCTTGGATCGTGTTAGATGGATCGTTACCTAGTCAAAAGTTACCTCCTCCGCCTTCAGATCTTCCTAAATGTTGA